Proteins encoded by one window of Candidatus Poribacteria bacterium:
- a CDS encoding DUF1501 domain-containing protein, translating to EFGRSPKLGVSTSGNSNAPDGRDHWPYCYTGLIAGAGVRGGQVYGKSDATGSTPLEDPVHPTDILATVYHTLGIDPHTEVMNHLDQPRELVKGNPVLGLF from the coding sequence GAGTTCGGCAGATCGCCAAAACTGGGTGTCAGCACCTCTGGAAATAGCAACGCGCCAGATGGTCGGGATCATTGGCCCTACTGTTACACAGGCTTGATTGCCGGCGCAGGGGTTCGCGGTGGACAGGTCTACGGGAAATCTGACGCAACGGGTTCGACGCCCCTCGAAGACCCGGTCCACCCGACAGACATCCTCGCAACCGTTTACCACACCTTGGGTATCGATCCGCACACCGAAGTGATGAATCACTTAGATCAGCCGAGGGAACTGGTTAAAGGCAATCCGGTTCTGGGGTTATTCTAA
- a CDS encoding DUF1501 domain-containing protein translates to MFSFSSEPGQLCDGVTRREFLRVGGAAMLGLSLPKILALQANADTALDPSEPLNGFGNAKSVILLFLQGGPSHIDIWDPKPDAPSNVRGEFKPIRTNVSGIWLSETMPLLAKQMDKATLIRSVSYTPAGLFNHTAAMYQMVTGETPDKVKPSGQLDPPAPYDHPNVASHVSKFLPPDVPMLASVQLPRPMQESNIIGKGGNAGFLGRAYDPYFLFQDPNEEIKLDDLKLRPEVPPVRLEQRKNLLETINAGMPEMEKVAETYALNEYYDKAYDLILSQRARNAFDLTQEPDAMRDRYGQHTFGQSVLLARRLIEAGTRFVQVNWPSVANGDPF, encoded by the coding sequence ATGTTCTCATTTTCTAGTGAACCGGGCCAATTATGTGATGGAGTCACCCGGCGAGAGTTTCTTCGCGTTGGCGGTGCAGCGATGCTCGGTTTGAGTTTGCCAAAAATTTTGGCACTCCAAGCCAATGCCGATACCGCGCTCGATCCATCCGAGCCACTCAACGGATTTGGAAATGCCAAGTCAGTTATTTTGTTGTTCCTTCAGGGCGGGCCCAGCCATATTGACATCTGGGATCCCAAGCCCGATGCCCCTTCCAACGTTCGAGGGGAATTCAAACCGATCCGGACCAACGTCTCCGGTATCTGGCTTTCCGAAACAATGCCGCTGCTAGCCAAGCAGATGGACAAAGCCACTCTCATCCGCTCAGTGAGTTACACACCCGCCGGACTCTTCAATCACACGGCGGCAATGTATCAAATGGTCACCGGCGAAACACCCGACAAGGTCAAGCCCTCAGGGCAACTTGATCCGCCTGCGCCGTATGACCACCCCAATGTCGCCTCGCATGTATCGAAGTTTCTCCCGCCCGATGTGCCCATGCTCGCTTCGGTCCAACTTCCAAGGCCCATGCAGGAAAGCAACATCATCGGCAAGGGTGGCAACGCCGGATTCTTGGGCAGGGCGTATGATCCTTATTTCCTGTTCCAAGATCCCAACGAAGAGATTAAACTCGATGATCTGAAACTGCGTCCGGAAGTGCCCCCCGTCCGTTTGGAGCAACGCAAAAACCTCCTTGAGACGATCAACGCAGGGATGCCAGAAATGGAGAAAGTTGCAGAGACCTATGCCCTGAACGAATATTATGACAAGGCGTATGATCTCATCCTTTCACAACGCGCACGGAATGCCTTTGATCTGACGCAAGAGCCCGACGCGATGCGTGACCGGTATGGTCAGCATACCTTTGGTCAGAGCGTCCTACTTGCCCGCCGTCTCATCGAAGCCGGAACCCGCTTCGTTCAGGTGAATTGGCCCTCAGTCGCCAACGGCGATCCGTTC
- a CDS encoding PPC domain-containing protein, which produces MSCYRYEKVYFWLAQRYKPCTIFLLLLLFISPRLIQAQTVPEPTSIPELTSISPQGGQRGTDVEIILNGKNVSKATALIFSGEGVSGEIGEKTGEAAVFFSGEGVSGHIPNDSFLVAHVTIAPNAALGMREIRLATPKGVSNAQPFVVGDLPEVGETEPNSGPSEANWVNLPTTISGVIDSVDDQDFFRFNATAEQRLICDVTASRMGSLLDSFLALFGPDGVEVASNDIANGLDSLIDYTIPTDGEYTLRIRDLRYKGGEEFVYRLSIGELPYLDSIFPLGGKRGTENTIAVSGRNLADVESMQVSIAPNAPLGVQRVRVMTPSGLSTSSYPFMVGDLPECVEAEPNNTWEQVTSDEAGANTVTSPIIINGQIGLEADVDYFTFRAEKEQRLIFDVTAQRLGSKLDALLTLFDKAETDDEAQDSDAASDSSAATQPEDGTLAVNDDTMGSEARIDHTFEEAGDYAIAIRDLNNQGGPDFAYRLSIAPLQPGFQLTVTPDHPRICRGDSTSLTIEVSRIDEFNGPLRFVLPNLPKDFAVSPTVLEPDQVQALITLTAPPDAPLGFLPITLIGVGTIHNRRVKRKAEPDPIFLTVMEAPQFVLEVAEVGLSIVQSREAPLHITANRKQGFIGPIELSVVGLPESSEASEAILAEGETGATITIKAGSFFRRELFSVLPPAGTQHIAVTGSATINNEPVVQTTPALPLTIIEAPFVVTVTPLRQSIILPAASPVSESSEGSHTSSEQPTASVSEAGDTITENSTKEVTEEAILTVTVSRQGGFTDKIDVVPIDLPAGFTVSEVSIPEHETEAKMTLTASDALEADTYNIKFTGSGMINGQQFDQESPTVAVKIVR; this is translated from the coding sequence ATGTCCTGTTATCGCTATGAAAAAGTATACTTCTGGCTAGCCCAGCGATATAAGCCCTGCACTATTTTTCTCCTGTTATTGCTTTTCATATCTCCCCGTTTGATCCAAGCCCAAACCGTCCCCGAACCGACCTCAATTCCTGAACTGACCTCAATCTCCCCACAAGGCGGGCAACGCGGGACAGATGTCGAGATTATCTTGAATGGAAAAAATGTCAGCAAGGCAACCGCGCTAATATTCAGCGGAGAGGGGGTTTCTGGGGAGATTGGAGAGAAGACTGGTGAGGCGGCTGTATTCTTTAGTGGGGAGGGTGTATCCGGTCACATCCCTAACGATAGCTTTTTGGTCGCCCACGTAACCATCGCCCCGAATGCTGCTTTAGGGATGCGCGAGATACGGCTTGCGACTCCCAAAGGGGTTTCTAACGCTCAACCCTTTGTTGTCGGCGATCTACCCGAAGTCGGGGAAACAGAGCCGAATTCAGGACCCAGCGAGGCAAACTGGGTCAACTTACCTACCACCATCAGCGGTGTCATTGACTCGGTCGATGATCAAGACTTCTTCCGTTTCAACGCCACGGCAGAGCAACGCCTGATCTGCGACGTTACCGCTTCTCGGATGGGATCGCTGCTCGATTCATTTCTCGCCCTCTTTGGTCCCGATGGGGTAGAGGTCGCAAGTAACGACATCGCCAATGGACTCGATTCGCTGATAGACTATACGATTCCAACGGATGGGGAATACACGCTTCGGATTCGCGATCTGCGATACAAAGGTGGCGAGGAATTTGTCTATCGACTGAGCATCGGTGAACTGCCTTATCTGGATTCGATATTTCCGCTGGGCGGGAAGCGCGGCACCGAAAACACCATCGCCGTCAGTGGACGCAATCTCGCAGATGTGGAGTCCATGCAAGTCTCTATTGCCCCAAATGCGCCGTTGGGCGTGCAGAGAGTGCGGGTGATGACGCCTTCTGGATTATCGACAAGTTCGTATCCCTTTATGGTTGGAGATCTGCCTGAGTGTGTGGAAGCAGAGCCGAACAACACATGGGAACAGGTTACTTCCGATGAAGCCGGAGCCAATACGGTGACATCACCAATCATAATCAACGGTCAGATAGGACTGGAAGCGGATGTCGATTACTTTACCTTCAGAGCAGAAAAGGAACAACGGCTCATCTTTGATGTCACCGCACAACGCCTTGGGTCAAAGCTAGATGCCTTGCTGACGCTTTTCGATAAGGCGGAAACGGATGATGAAGCCCAAGATTCTGACGCTGCCTCCGATTCGTCTGCGGCGACTCAACCTGAGGACGGGACGTTAGCTGTCAACGATGATACGATGGGTTCAGAAGCTCGGATCGATCATACCTTTGAGGAAGCCGGAGATTATGCGATTGCTATTCGAGATTTGAACAATCAAGGCGGACCTGATTTCGCCTATCGTCTGAGTATCGCACCGCTTCAACCCGGTTTTCAGCTCACGGTTACGCCCGATCATCCGAGAATCTGTCGTGGGGATAGTACGTCTCTTACGATTGAGGTTAGCCGCATTGATGAATTTAATGGTCCCCTCCGTTTCGTCCTGCCCAATCTGCCTAAGGATTTCGCGGTCAGTCCAACCGTCTTGGAACCAGATCAAGTCCAAGCCCTGATCACTCTAACAGCGCCACCGGACGCCCCGCTTGGATTTCTCCCGATTACGCTTATAGGAGTCGGGACGATTCACAACCGCCGAGTTAAGCGAAAAGCGGAACCGGATCCGATTTTTCTCACTGTGATGGAAGCGCCTCAATTCGTCCTAGAGGTCGCCGAAGTCGGTCTAAGTATTGTACAATCGAGAGAGGCACCCCTTCATATCACAGCGAACCGCAAGCAGGGATTTATTGGACCGATTGAGTTATCGGTCGTCGGCTTACCCGAGAGTTCTGAGGCCTCCGAAGCAATTCTTGCCGAGGGTGAAACCGGAGCGACAATTACAATTAAAGCCGGCAGTTTTTTTCGGAGGGAGCTCTTCTCTGTGCTGCCCCCGGCGGGGACACAACATATCGCAGTGACCGGGAGTGCAACCATTAACAACGAGCCCGTAGTGCAAACGACACCTGCCCTCCCACTGACCATTATCGAAGCCCCCTTCGTGGTCACTGTCACACCGCTCCGACAAAGTATCATTTTACCCGCTGCTTCACCGGTTTCAGAATCATCTGAAGGGAGTCATACATCCAGCGAGCAGCCCACAGCGAGCGTGTCTGAAGCCGGTGATACCATCACGGAGAATTCGACGAAGGAGGTAACGGAGGAGGCTATCCTCACAGTCACCGTCAGTCGTCAGGGTGGTTTCACGGACAAGATTGACGTCGTTCCCATTGATCTTCCGGCAGGATTCACCGTTTCTGAGGTCAGCATCCCTGAACATGAGACAGAAGCAAAGATGACCCTTACAGCCTCCGACGCGCTAGAGGCGGATACTTATAATATCAAGTTCACCGGCAGTGGAATGATCAACGGACAGCAGTTTGACCAAGAGAGTCCAACGGTAGCGGTTAAAATTGTTCGATAG
- a CDS encoding DUF1553 domain-containing protein — protein sequence MGKSRYHYFVAAFLAGAFACFTWAASNWSLGLAQAESPQEITIPKITALKLQPDSLVLVHKRDVRRVLVSGRTEEGYWIDVSRAASFTPTSSTVQIDSEGYLHPIEVGTTKVTVSVSGKSVDLPVTVRSVDEPPISFVRDVMPTISKIGCNAGICHGAAKGKNGFKLSLRGYDMDFDYQALIHDISGRRFNRAFPEQSLMLRKPTADVPHKGGQVIKPDSRNYQLFHQWIAEGVVSDSKSTQRVEQLEVFPKSVEIAMPGMTQQMLVIAHYPDGEARDVTRDAIYTSSATEVATVTDDGFVTAVRRGETAILTRYEGAYGTNALIVMGDRSGFQWVETPEYNEIDTLVHNKLKRLKILPSELCTDEEFIRRVYLDLIGLPPTPAQFRAFLSDTTASKAKREKLIDALLDSPEFVQNWTHKWADLLQCNRQFLGEKGAWLFRTWIQNSIAQNKPYDQFVRELLTASGSTYKNPAANYYRVSREYQPAVENTTQLFLGVRFQCNVCHDHPFEKWTQNQFYELAAYFGKVGVKPGQLPDEEIVYTKYTGGEVTHPKTADVVMASVPYGEADEVGSGIDPTQPADPRIALAKWLTAPENPLFARSGANRFWSYFMGRGIIEPVDDVRTSNPPSNPELLDALTDDFIKSGFDVKHLMRKITRSRTYQQSIKTNRWNADDTINFSHAVPRRLTAEQLLDAISVATGSPAKFEEVPSGFRADDGFLKLFGRPERESSCECERTTEVSLAHAMNLINGPTVADAVIAPDGRIVQLMKDAADDRAVVEEIYLAALSRRPRADEYRTALNHLSHVESKTEGAQDLLWALINSPAFLFNR from the coding sequence TGCGCTAAAACTTCAGCCAGATTCGCTTGTGCTGGTGCACAAGCGTGATGTCCGCCGTGTGCTTGTATCAGGTCGAACGGAAGAAGGATATTGGATCGACGTTTCCAGAGCAGCAAGTTTCACACCCACTTCCTCAACCGTACAAATTGACAGTGAGGGATACCTACATCCAATCGAGGTTGGAACGACAAAAGTTACTGTCTCGGTCAGCGGAAAAAGCGTAGACTTGCCCGTTACCGTCCGCAGCGTTGATGAACCGCCAATTAGCTTCGTGCGCGATGTTATGCCAACCATCAGCAAGATCGGCTGTAACGCGGGCATCTGCCACGGTGCCGCCAAAGGCAAAAATGGGTTCAAACTTTCGTTGCGTGGCTATGACATGGATTTTGATTATCAGGCACTGATTCACGATATTTCAGGACGTCGTTTCAATCGCGCCTTTCCTGAGCAGAGCTTGATGTTACGCAAACCAACGGCAGATGTCCCTCATAAAGGCGGGCAGGTCATCAAGCCCGATTCACGCAATTATCAGTTATTCCATCAGTGGATCGCTGAGGGGGTCGTTTCGGATAGCAAATCGACGCAGCGGGTCGAACAGTTAGAGGTTTTCCCCAAATCCGTGGAAATTGCGATGCCGGGTATGACACAACAGATGCTTGTGATTGCCCACTACCCCGACGGGGAGGCACGCGATGTGACCCGTGATGCAATTTATACAAGCAGCGCTACTGAAGTTGCAACCGTGACGGACGATGGATTTGTAACCGCCGTGCGGCGCGGCGAAACCGCTATCCTCACCCGCTACGAAGGGGCTTATGGCACCAATGCCCTTATTGTTATGGGCGATCGATCCGGGTTCCAGTGGGTCGAAACCCCTGAATATAACGAGATTGACACGCTGGTTCATAACAAACTGAAACGTCTCAAGATTTTGCCTTCCGAACTCTGTACCGATGAAGAGTTTATTCGGCGGGTTTATCTGGATCTCATCGGTCTTCCTCCCACCCCCGCTCAATTTCGTGCGTTTCTATCCGATACAACAGCATCGAAAGCGAAACGTGAAAAACTGATCGATGCCCTGTTGGATAGCCCCGAATTCGTTCAGAACTGGACGCATAAGTGGGCAGACCTCTTGCAGTGCAATCGGCAGTTCCTCGGTGAGAAGGGGGCGTGGTTATTCCGAACGTGGATCCAGAATTCCATCGCTCAGAACAAACCGTATGACCAATTTGTTCGTGAACTCCTGACGGCATCGGGGAGCACCTATAAAAACCCCGCTGCGAACTACTACCGCGTTTCCCGCGAGTATCAGCCCGCTGTGGAAAACACGACCCAACTCTTCTTAGGGGTCCGCTTCCAGTGTAATGTGTGTCATGACCATCCCTTTGAAAAGTGGACGCAAAACCAATTCTATGAACTCGCCGCTTATTTCGGCAAAGTTGGGGTCAAGCCCGGGCAACTTCCAGATGAGGAAATCGTCTACACCAAGTACACCGGTGGCGAAGTTACCCATCCCAAGACAGCAGATGTCGTCATGGCATCGGTGCCGTATGGCGAAGCCGATGAAGTTGGATCTGGGATAGACCCCACCCAACCCGCGGATCCGCGCATAGCCCTTGCAAAATGGTTGACGGCACCGGAAAATCCACTGTTCGCCCGATCTGGTGCGAATCGCTTCTGGAGTTACTTCATGGGACGCGGTATCATCGAGCCGGTGGACGATGTCCGAACCAGTAACCCACCCAGCAATCCCGAATTGCTTGATGCGCTCACCGATGATTTCATCAAGAGTGGCTTCGACGTGAAACACCTGATGCGAAAAATCACCCGGTCACGAACATACCAGCAGAGTATCAAGACGAATCGCTGGAATGCGGACGATACAATCAACTTCTCGCACGCCGTACCGAGGCGGCTGACTGCCGAGCAGTTATTAGACGCCATCAGTGTGGCGACAGGCAGCCCGGCAAAGTTTGAGGAGGTTCCCAGCGGATTCCGCGCTGACGATGGCTTTCTGAAGTTGTTCGGTCGCCCTGAACGTGAGTCCTCCTGTGAATGCGAGCGTACCACCGAAGTCAGCCTCGCCCATGCGATGAATCTCATTAATGGACCCACCGTTGCGGATGCGGTCATCGCCCCCGATGGACGAATCGTACAATTGATGAAAGATGCGGCTGATGATCGGGCAGTGGTTGAGGAGATCTACCTAGCTGCGCTTTCTCGGAGGCCGCGTGCGGATGAATACAGAACAGCCCTCAATCATCTTTCCCACGTTGAGTCAAAGACTGAAGGGGCGCAGGATCTTTTATGGGCTTTGATTAACAGTCCGGCGTTTCTATTTAATCGGTAG